From a region of the Leptospira montravelensis genome:
- a CDS encoding FeoA family protein: MTIQDLKIGETAAIVSLDSRHLPRPMLTELLELGFFPGAEITLKGKSSILGKMICDLNGTTIALRIQDGKAIEIKLKQT; this comes from the coding sequence ATGACAATACAAGATTTAAAAATCGGAGAAACAGCAGCGATTGTTTCCTTAGATTCAAGACATCTCCCAAGACCAATGTTAACCGAGTTATTAGAACTTGGCTTTTTCCCCGGTGCAGAAATCACACTCAAAGGAAAATCTTCAATACTGGGTAAAATGATTTGTGATCTTAACGGAACCACAATAGCTTTACGAATTCAAGATGGAAAAGCCATAGAGATTAAATTAAAACAAACATGA
- a CDS encoding esterase/lipase family protein — protein MRKGLLAIFITIALATPVLASSGSSSKPLAGTYPIILSHGLFGWGENSGGIISIVNYWGGSDDYLRSQGATVFAPGKTAANSNEVRAAELKAAILTYAAATNYTGKFHILGHSQGGLDSRYMVSNLGLSGRTATLTTLNTPHYGSPIADIVKTVLPSWIQPFVASIVETLVKIVYGGTNQQNALAALSSLSKEGLTSFNSYTPNRSGVKYFSYGSSITIPDLIQHPLMGILHPACGAGGLFQGQGFTNDGLVPLSSQKWGTWKGGPSYGIFTTGIDHLQASNTLRSGSLWYDVEGFYMNMASNMKANQ, from the coding sequence ATTCGAAAAGGTCTTTTAGCCATTTTTATCACAATTGCTCTTGCAACTCCTGTCCTTGCCAGTTCCGGTTCTTCTTCCAAACCACTTGCAGGCACTTATCCCATTATCCTTTCTCATGGCCTTTTTGGCTGGGGCGAAAACTCCGGTGGAATCATTAGTATTGTAAACTATTGGGGTGGATCTGACGACTACCTAAGAAGCCAAGGAGCTACGGTATTTGCTCCAGGAAAAACAGCTGCCAACTCAAACGAAGTTCGTGCTGCGGAACTAAAAGCGGCTATTCTTACTTATGCTGCTGCTACCAATTACACTGGAAAATTCCACATCCTTGGACATTCACAAGGTGGACTTGATAGCCGTTATATGGTTTCTAACTTAGGACTTTCGGGCCGCACAGCAACACTCACTACTCTGAACACACCACACTACGGATCACCGATTGCTGATATCGTGAAGACAGTTTTACCTAGTTGGATCCAACCATTTGTAGCAAGCATCGTTGAAACTCTTGTGAAAATTGTTTATGGTGGTACTAACCAACAAAACGCATTGGCGGCACTTTCCTCTTTGAGCAAAGAAGGACTTACCTCTTTTAATTCTTATACTCCTAACAGATCAGGAGTAAAATATTTCTCTTACGGATCTTCAATCACCATTCCTGACCTCATCCAACACCCACTTATGGGTATCCTTCACCCTGCTTGTGGTGCTGGTGGACTTTTCCAAGGACAAGGTTTTACTAACGATGGTCTCGTTCCACTTTCTTCACAAAAATGGGGAACATGGAAAGGTGGGCCTTCTTATGGAATTTTTACTACAGGGATCGACCACTTACAAGCATCCAACACTCTTCGTTCAGGAAGTCTTTGGTATGATGTGGAAGGTTTTTATATGAATATGGCTTCTAACATGAAGGCTAATCAATAG
- a CDS encoding ABC1 kinase family protein, giving the protein MDSLSEIVSFGWQSSLRVAHSSFVFTSRAIGILAHLTKGNPNHREIAITLREAFSDLGATYIKLGQFIASAPSLFPKEYVEEMQACLDSVRPVAFRDIRSSVERELGGKLETLFHSFDETPLASASIAQVHAAVTKEGLDVVVKVQRPDVHLTLKTDMQILRILTKILEIIAPEFKKSGLTAMFEEFQTSILQEIDFIQEAKNIEEFEDYLLRVKESRARVPRVYHTLSSKKVLTMERFYGVPITDEVGLRKFTNNPRKILSDALEIWFSSLSNQGFFHADVHAGNLMILKDGTIGFIDFGIVGRISPKIWKGLMLFTQGIGIGEPTLVAKGLVEMDSTDSGVNPTVLAKELDSVFNELESVYVHLTDNEIFDESRVNRIMYEMKEIAEKNGLKIPREFALLMKQMLYFDRYVKSIAPEINLFRDTQKFAIS; this is encoded by the coding sequence ATGGATTCTCTTTCTGAAATCGTTTCTTTCGGCTGGCAATCGAGCCTACGAGTCGCCCATTCCAGTTTTGTGTTCACTTCTAGGGCGATTGGGATTCTGGCCCATCTTACCAAAGGAAACCCCAACCATAGAGAAATAGCCATTACCCTCCGAGAAGCATTCTCTGACCTGGGAGCCACCTATATCAAACTGGGGCAATTCATCGCAAGTGCCCCTTCCTTGTTTCCCAAAGAGTATGTTGAGGAAATGCAGGCTTGTTTGGATTCAGTGCGGCCTGTAGCATTTCGGGACATCCGATCCTCCGTCGAACGAGAATTGGGTGGTAAACTCGAAACTTTGTTCCATAGTTTTGATGAAACCCCTCTGGCTTCTGCTTCCATTGCGCAAGTCCATGCTGCTGTCACAAAGGAAGGTTTGGATGTAGTTGTAAAAGTCCAAAGACCTGACGTTCACCTAACGTTAAAAACTGATATGCAGATTTTGAGAATCCTTACAAAGATATTAGAAATCATTGCTCCTGAATTTAAAAAATCAGGACTTACCGCTATGTTTGAAGAATTTCAAACTTCGATCTTACAAGAAATAGATTTTATACAAGAAGCAAAAAATATTGAAGAGTTTGAAGATTACCTTTTGCGTGTGAAAGAATCAAGAGCAAGAGTTCCAAGAGTATACCATACACTTTCCTCAAAGAAAGTTTTGACTATGGAAAGATTTTATGGAGTTCCTATCACCGATGAAGTCGGCCTTCGTAAGTTCACAAACAATCCGAGAAAAATTTTAAGTGATGCTTTAGAAATTTGGTTTTCTTCTCTATCCAACCAAGGTTTTTTTCATGCCGATGTACATGCAGGAAATCTTATGATTTTAAAAGATGGAACCATTGGATTTATCGATTTTGGAATTGTAGGAAGAATTTCTCCTAAAATTTGGAAAGGACTTATGTTGTTTACCCAAGGAATTGGCATCGGCGAACCTACGTTAGTGGCAAAAGGGTTAGTAGAAATGGATTCTACTGATAGTGGAGTGAATCCTACTGTACTTGCAAAAGAATTAGATTCTGTTTTTAATGAATTAGAATCAGTCTATGTTCATTTGACCGATAATGAGATATTTGACGAATCCAGGGTGAATCGAATTATGTACGAGATGAAGGAAATCGCCGAAAAAAATGGATTAAAAATTCCGAGAGAATTTGCCCTTCTCATGAAACAAATGTTATATTTTGATAGGTATGTAAAGTCGATTGCACCAGAAATCAATTTATTTCGCGACACACAAAAATTTGCAATCTCATAA
- a CDS encoding lipase secretion chaperone → MNLKIFRYLSYVLGAILLLYIVYRIIGPKELEISNEENPNDKAESYFRTQSDGFSVDPFYLESAKTIFSPDGQFLRFDEILSRAKSGELNLVSELWNLRRQCPEGSTREQCHEYIKAFLQNEYGGEDAKRLINMLSNYLKYEEAMVHLDPSSKSYTNQERYEQIKQLRRKYFAKEDAELIFGLEEATADFSFNRKNFLDETKNLKADERLRLYEDYRKKSFGNYYNAVVAREPLFDKFENEMDLRQAELSRLSGSEKESKEKEVRIRYFGKDGNDRMEKVLKEIKEEEEKISKLQGEEKNLLKNYPNLSESEREKKLMELRIQTLGSKELAEEYTRRMEYEKTLKNSEN, encoded by the coding sequence ATGAATCTTAAAATCTTTCGTTATCTTAGTTATGTTTTGGGAGCCATCCTCCTGCTTTATATTGTGTACCGTATCATTGGACCGAAGGAATTGGAAATCTCAAATGAGGAAAATCCCAATGACAAAGCAGAATCATACTTTCGAACACAAAGTGATGGTTTCTCTGTGGACCCCTTTTACTTAGAATCTGCAAAAACAATCTTTTCTCCAGACGGACAATTCCTTCGATTTGATGAAATATTAAGTCGTGCCAAATCAGGTGAATTAAATTTAGTTTCTGAACTTTGGAATTTACGCAGACAATGCCCGGAAGGAAGCACCAGGGAACAATGTCACGAATATATCAAAGCATTTCTTCAAAACGAATACGGTGGAGAAGACGCTAAAAGACTCATCAATATGCTCTCCAATTATCTGAAATATGAAGAGGCAATGGTACATTTAGATCCTTCTAGTAAGTCATACACCAACCAAGAAAGATACGAACAAATCAAACAACTTCGTAGGAAGTATTTTGCAAAAGAAGATGCAGAACTCATTTTCGGTTTAGAAGAAGCAACCGCAGATTTTAGTTTTAATAGAAAAAATTTCCTCGATGAAACCAAAAATCTAAAAGCTGACGAAAGACTAAGATTATATGAAGATTATCGAAAAAAATCTTTTGGAAACTATTACAATGCTGTAGTTGCTAGAGAACCATTATTTGATAAATTCGAAAACGAAATGGATTTAAGACAGGCTGAACTTTCAAGGTTATCCGGTTCAGAGAAAGAATCAAAAGAAAAAGAAGTTCGCATTCGTTACTTTGGAAAAGATGGAAATGATCGAATGGAAAAGGTTCTCAAGGAAATAAAAGAAGAAGAGGAAAAAATTTCTAAACTCCAAGGAGAAGAAAAAAACCTTCTTAAAAACTATCCGAATCTTTCCGAATCAGAACGTGAAAAAAAATTAATGGAACTTAGAATCCAAACCTTAGGAAGCAAGGAATTAGCAGAGGAATATACAAGAAGAATGGAATATGAGAAAACACTCAAGAATTCCGAAAATTAA
- a CDS encoding GNAT family N-acetyltransferase gives MIRDLTETDRNQTIELVNQFYRKVNELELDGLFRIRPRAATKFTDIYFKLVGTGKVYMRGFFEEQELVSLLIGRIEEKPHLEEERSLFIDLAVTKLGKKKKGYMSALLEDVDLWCKEKSIPAIELRAILQNEEAVKFWDKSSFERFYIRYRKRV, from the coding sequence GTGATTCGAGATTTAACAGAAACTGATAGAAACCAAACCATCGAACTTGTAAATCAATTTTACCGGAAGGTAAACGAACTCGAGTTAGATGGTTTGTTTCGCATCCGCCCCCGCGCTGCCACAAAATTTACTGATATCTATTTCAAACTGGTTGGAACTGGCAAAGTTTATATGCGAGGTTTTTTCGAAGAACAAGAACTTGTTTCCTTACTCATTGGAAGGATAGAAGAAAAACCTCACTTAGAAGAAGAAAGAAGTCTTTTTATCGATCTTGCTGTCACCAAACTAGGCAAAAAGAAAAAAGGATACATGTCTGCCCTTTTAGAGGATGTCGATCTTTGGTGCAAAGAAAAATCCATTCCCGCCATTGAACTCAGAGCCATTTTACAGAACGAAGAAGCCGTTAAGTTCTGGGACAAATCTTCCTTTGAAAGATTTTACATTCGCTACCGTAAACGGGTGTGA
- a CDS encoding glycine--tRNA ligase: MAQPKEKEEQSLKPIVAVSKRRGFVFPGSEIYGGLSNTFDYGPNGIEVLNNLKRLWWEYFVHRRDDVLGLDSSILLHPRVWEASGHISNFNDPLMDCKKCKTRVRVDKFLEDKEGEGAATGKSLEELTNTIREKAYACPTCGTVGSFTDARQFNLMFKTSHGASEEGATDIYLRPETAQGIFINFKNVTQIARKKVPFGIAQIGKSFRNEIMARQFIFRTREFEQMEMEFFCEPGTQKEWFKYWVDYCMDWLVNVVGLKKENLRVREHEKEELSFYSDSTSDIEYKYPFGWGELWGVASRTDYDLTQHEKFSSEDLKYHDLDQKKKYLPYVVEPALGLNRLFLAVLCDAYEEEKLEKDDIRTVLRFGKRVSPMKVAIFPLMKKDGLDAKAKEIYSDLRNHWYVDYDESGAIGKRYRRHDEIGTPFCVTVDYDTMNDGTVTIRERDSMKQERISITELKNYLINRMV; the protein is encoded by the coding sequence ATGGCACAGCCGAAAGAGAAAGAAGAACAGTCGCTCAAACCCATAGTCGCAGTCTCCAAAAGAAGGGGATTTGTTTTCCCAGGTTCCGAAATTTACGGAGGCCTTTCCAATACCTTTGACTATGGTCCGAATGGAATTGAAGTATTAAACAATCTAAAACGACTTTGGTGGGAATACTTTGTGCACAGACGGGACGACGTTTTGGGCCTTGATTCCTCTATTCTCCTCCACCCCCGCGTTTGGGAGGCATCTGGCCATATTTCCAACTTCAACGACCCCTTAATGGATTGCAAAAAATGCAAAACTCGCGTGCGAGTGGATAAATTTTTGGAGGATAAGGAAGGTGAAGGTGCTGCTACGGGGAAAAGTTTAGAAGAACTAACAAACACCATTCGAGAGAAAGCCTACGCCTGCCCTACTTGCGGAACTGTGGGAAGTTTTACCGATGCACGTCAGTTCAACTTAATGTTCAAAACATCTCACGGTGCTTCGGAAGAAGGAGCGACTGACATTTATCTTCGTCCGGAAACCGCCCAAGGGATTTTTATTAATTTCAAAAACGTCACCCAAATTGCTCGGAAAAAAGTACCCTTTGGAATTGCTCAAATTGGAAAATCCTTCCGTAACGAAATTATGGCCCGCCAATTTATCTTTCGGACCCGTGAGTTCGAACAGATGGAAATGGAGTTTTTCTGTGAACCAGGCACTCAAAAAGAATGGTTCAAGTATTGGGTGGATTACTGCATGGACTGGCTTGTGAATGTGGTAGGCCTAAAAAAAGAGAATCTTCGCGTTCGTGAACATGAAAAGGAAGAACTTTCTTTCTATAGTGATTCCACAAGTGATATTGAATACAAATATCCATTTGGTTGGGGTGAACTTTGGGGTGTTGCTTCCAGGACTGATTATGATCTTACCCAACATGAAAAGTTTTCTTCCGAAGATTTAAAATACCATGATTTGGATCAGAAGAAAAAGTATCTTCCTTATGTTGTGGAACCGGCACTAGGCCTAAACCGCCTATTCTTAGCCGTGTTATGTGATGCTTACGAAGAAGAAAAATTAGAAAAAGACGACATTCGTACTGTATTACGATTTGGGAAACGAGTGAGCCCCATGAAAGTGGCCATTTTTCCACTTATGAAAAAAGACGGACTTGATGCCAAAGCAAAAGAGATATATTCCGATTTAAGAAACCATTGGTATGTAGACTATGATGAAAGTGGCGCCATTGGAAAACGATATCGCCGTCATGATGAGATTGGAACTCCATTCTGTGTTACCGTAGACTATGATACAATGAACGATGGAACCGTTACCATTAGAGAAAGAGATTCTATGAAACAAGAAAGAATTTCAATCACTGAGTTAAAAAATTACCTCATCAATCGAATGGTTTAG
- the lnt gene encoding apolipoprotein N-acyltransferase, protein MRKHSRIPKIKHPLLLLLPVAILFALALEPFGLSSAGFLCIFLILYITKQLTIISSWKQTFIATLLFSSLVTLTSFYWIWNAIRNISGQGIFASSLLFLVYALLSFYKIGFIFLGSVFLTKQRIIKDSYFFLLVLPSLFLISDWICPMIFPVYWGDLFRNQILWRQMARFGVEVLGFVSVISAALFYLLFLKQTKGIRSYFSYLLPIVCFFSINLYFLAETIPQGSMVHLALIQPNTKFAKREIQENQVWMTNTIQTVYDIGLETIRFAPKPIDLLVLPESSIPFLGTLDSKNPDSTYSKSFVEITESLVTLSNAPLVFNELVWDGGSRNSFTLLHPISLITERRYKQALLPFGEYLPGENHFPWLRNIFPETSHHIPGNLTDALRFQTKTGETVTLSPMICYEILYPELGRKMIGHSPSEFILNLTNDSWFESQTETMQHAGAGRLRSIELGRPVVRVAVTGLTTAYDFWGREMMGELQTFQKAIGYLDLPLVPKERMTPYIQFGPSPWRIMAVFLIFFVFFRSPRPILLNKMKNEIEI, encoded by the coding sequence ATGAGAAAACACTCAAGAATTCCGAAAATTAAACATCCTCTTCTTTTACTTTTACCAGTAGCAATTTTATTTGCATTGGCACTGGAACCCTTCGGATTATCATCCGCGGGGTTTCTCTGTATATTTTTGATACTCTATATCACAAAACAACTTACTATCATTTCTAGTTGGAAACAAACTTTCATTGCTACCCTATTATTTTCAAGCCTTGTTACTTTAACCAGCTTCTACTGGATTTGGAATGCCATAAGAAATATATCGGGACAGGGGATTTTCGCCTCCTCCCTTCTGTTTTTGGTCTATGCACTTCTATCGTTTTATAAAATAGGTTTTATTTTTTTGGGCTCTGTTTTTCTCACCAAACAGAGAATCATTAAAGATTCATATTTTTTTTTATTGGTTTTACCTTCTCTTTTTTTGATTTCCGATTGGATTTGCCCAATGATCTTTCCCGTGTATTGGGGAGACTTGTTTCGTAACCAAATCCTTTGGAGGCAAATGGCAAGATTTGGGGTAGAGGTATTAGGATTTGTTTCGGTCATCTCGGCCGCCTTATTTTATTTGTTGTTTTTAAAACAGACAAAAGGGATCCGAAGTTATTTTTCTTACCTATTACCAATTGTTTGTTTTTTCTCGATTAATTTATACTTCCTCGCAGAAACCATTCCTCAAGGTAGTATGGTACATCTTGCATTAATACAACCAAACACAAAATTTGCAAAACGGGAAATTCAGGAAAACCAAGTATGGATGACAAATACCATCCAAACAGTTTACGATATAGGTTTAGAAACCATTCGTTTCGCACCCAAACCGATTGATTTACTGGTACTACCTGAGTCTTCCATTCCATTTCTTGGCACCTTAGATTCAAAAAACCCCGATTCAACGTATAGCAAAAGTTTTGTGGAAATTACAGAAAGCCTCGTTACACTCAGTAATGCACCTCTTGTTTTTAATGAATTGGTATGGGACGGAGGGTCTAGAAACTCATTTACCCTCCTGCATCCAATATCTCTAATCACAGAAAGAAGATACAAACAGGCACTATTACCTTTTGGTGAATATTTACCGGGAGAAAATCACTTTCCTTGGCTTAGAAACATATTTCCAGAAACGAGCCATCATATTCCCGGCAACCTAACAGACGCTTTAAGATTCCAAACCAAAACGGGAGAAACGGTTACACTTAGTCCGATGATTTGTTATGAAATCCTATACCCCGAATTAGGTCGTAAGATGATAGGACATTCCCCATCGGAATTCATTCTCAATCTCACCAATGATTCCTGGTTTGAAAGTCAGACAGAAACGATGCAACATGCAGGCGCCGGTAGACTTAGATCGATCGAACTCGGAAGGCCCGTTGTCCGTGTTGCCGTCACTGGCCTTACCACTGCCTATGATTTCTGGGGAAGAGAAATGATGGGAGAATTACAAACATTCCAAAAAGCTATCGGTTATTTGGATTTGCCATTAGTTCCTAAGGAAAGAATGACTCCTTATATCCAATTCGGACCTAGTCCTTGGCGAATCATGGCTGTTTTTCTAATATTTTTTGTATTTTTCCGTAGTCCTCGACCTATACTCCTCAATAAAATGAAAAATGAAATTGAAATTTAG
- a CDS encoding helicase, with translation MSQETVLYQELEKLDLNEIKKIASLWNIQKIPGKDKKSTILGLMEIFQNEFYLKGILEKFTPLQVNILTSILKNKGVMTLGEISRKVNIPPINVEMELNVLRKYYLLYQRKNRERLTNNLDKYHTYDEYLKLIKVETNPKGEKFKFSIEKALHKATLAELPEEWKEAVGAKKGEHIETFLKNALEQEFLQKLIDGLSDFDKDVLHQIYIHGGVIEANTIRNYITVNRGRFEQTIPHLTSLYLVRDLYYVEDKFIRVIVIPKEILDFLQFSPILPPVKKGTRVRQEKISANGLDFFLNVKKLISYISRKGLNLAKSGKIKQADHKRTETELLSPDIEIFPEKSQVYQIELILPILKLLGYVDIKGENVILIQETDEFLKKDIFEIMKLVIHEVNEARTRRLNPAEVFTATEVPFYEKGILDKTVKLIMAHGKINSSVIFSHIIRDHLVFSPTFQIKTYEEDLADLRKEIISAIFYLQLFGLIEVEYPQRNLSLSELGAHYFNHEPLVTVTEKGGITINPDFSIIAFPDRVSLHGIHLLKAFCELKDYDRVYTFLLTKDSFQLGILLGYDKETFIHFLRESSKAELAQNLLFLLDDWGNNLPIVTITEDSVLLRTKDSQVMELLLGQIKGKKFVLEEVSPTGIIIEKSKVMEVIAIAEKLNMIIRLNR, from the coding sequence ATGAGCCAAGAAACTGTCCTGTACCAAGAGTTAGAGAAACTCGATCTCAACGAGATCAAAAAAATCGCAAGCCTTTGGAACATCCAAAAGATCCCAGGAAAGGACAAAAAATCGACTATTTTGGGCCTCATGGAGATTTTCCAGAACGAATTTTACCTAAAAGGGATTCTGGAAAAGTTCACTCCCCTCCAAGTCAATATTCTGACCTCCATATTAAAGAACAAAGGGGTCATGACACTCGGAGAAATTTCGAGAAAGGTCAACATTCCTCCCATTAACGTGGAGATGGAACTGAACGTACTCAGAAAGTACTACCTTCTATACCAAAGAAAGAACCGCGAACGTCTCACTAACAATTTAGATAAATACCATACGTATGATGAATACTTAAAACTCATCAAAGTAGAAACAAATCCTAAAGGTGAAAAGTTTAAATTCTCGATTGAGAAAGCTTTACACAAAGCAACACTAGCGGAACTTCCAGAAGAATGGAAAGAAGCTGTAGGTGCCAAAAAAGGCGAACACATTGAAACATTTTTAAAGAATGCTCTCGAACAAGAGTTCCTTCAAAAGTTAATCGATGGCCTTTCTGATTTTGATAAAGATGTCCTTCACCAAATTTACATTCATGGTGGTGTCATTGAAGCAAATACCATTCGTAATTATATCACGGTAAATCGTGGTAGGTTTGAACAAACCATCCCTCACCTTACATCTCTTTATTTAGTTCGTGATTTATATTACGTTGAAGACAAATTCATTCGAGTGATTGTGATTCCAAAAGAAATTTTGGATTTTTTGCAGTTTTCTCCTATTTTACCTCCTGTAAAAAAAGGAACCCGAGTTCGTCAGGAAAAAATTTCTGCCAATGGTCTCGACTTTTTCTTAAACGTAAAAAAACTCATTTCCTATATTTCGCGTAAAGGTTTGAACCTTGCAAAATCTGGGAAAATCAAACAAGCAGATCACAAAAGAACGGAAACCGAACTTTTATCTCCTGATATAGAAATTTTTCCTGAAAAAAGCCAGGTGTATCAAATTGAACTGATCCTTCCTATCTTAAAACTTTTAGGATATGTAGATATCAAAGGTGAAAACGTAATTCTCATTCAAGAAACTGATGAATTTTTAAAGAAAGACATCTTTGAAATCATGAAGCTTGTGATTCATGAAGTGAATGAGGCAAGAACACGTCGTCTCAATCCAGCAGAAGTGTTTACTGCCACCGAAGTCCCGTTTTACGAAAAAGGTATTTTAGACAAAACAGTAAAACTCATAATGGCACATGGAAAAATCAACTCTTCAGTGATTTTTTCTCATATCATTCGTGACCATTTGGTTTTTTCACCAACATTTCAGATCAAAACTTATGAAGAGGATTTAGCAGACTTACGTAAAGAAATCATTTCTGCTATTTTTTACTTACAACTCTTTGGTCTTATTGAAGTAGAATATCCGCAAAGAAACCTTAGCCTTTCCGAGCTTGGAGCCCACTATTTCAACCATGAACCTCTGGTTACGGTAACAGAAAAAGGTGGAATTACCATCAACCCTGACTTCTCGATCATTGCTTTCCCTGATCGAGTTTCTTTACATGGAATTCATTTATTAAAAGCTTTCTGTGAGTTAAAAGATTACGATAGGGTTTATACTTTTTTACTTACCAAAGATAGTTTCCAATTGGGAATTTTGCTTGGTTATGATAAAGAAACTTTCATTCATTTTTTAAGAGAATCATCGAAGGCGGAACTTGCTCAGAACTTACTCTTCTTATTGGATGATTGGGGTAATAACCTTCCTATCGTTACTATTACAGAAGATTCAGTTCTCCTGAGAACCAAAGACTCTCAGGTGATGGAACTTCTTTTGGGTCAGATCAAAGGCAAAAAATTTGTTTTAGAAGAAGTGAGTCCGACAGGAATCATCATCGAGAAATCGAAGGTGATGGAAGTCATTGCCATTGCAGAAAAATTAAACATGATCATTCGACTGAATCGTTAG